CGATCGGGCTGTTGCTGCGGTATCGATCGTTATGGAAGTATGTGTTGATTCCGATCGGGCTGAATTTGGCCATTGCGATCGTGGTGTATAGTCTGCTGCTGACCAGTGGGCTGCATTTGATTGATCAGTGGATTGCGAGTTTGCCGGAGCTGGCGAGTGAGTTGAGCCAGTGGCACCCCCCGGCAGTAGATTGGCCGTCGATTCCTTGGCCGCAGCTTGCTTTACCGGGTTGGTTGAAGTGGCCGCATGTGTCTTGGCCACAGGTGTCTTTGCCGCAAGTTTCACTGCCGAGCTGGTTTGCGCTACCGCAGCTTGCTTGGCCGAGTTGGTTATCTCTACCGCAGATTTCATTGCCGGGTTGGTT
This genomic window from Romeriopsis navalis LEGE 11480 contains:
- a CDS encoding EI24 domain-containing protein, giving the protein MALGSGVGGFFVGATYPLRAIGLLLRYRSLWKYVLIPIGLNLAIAIVVYSLLLTSGLHLIDQWIASLPELASELSQWHPPAVDWPSIPWPQLALPGWLKWPHVSWPQVSLPQVSLPSWFALPQLAWPSWLSLPQISLPGWLVDAPIEVVSFLLRIVLMLVLLFVTGFVFLQFGFILGAPFYGKLSESIEQIKTGNVELVEVSLWREVWRAIVYEAKKLVLMVSVGLPLLVLN